A section of the Agrobacterium tumefaciens genome encodes:
- a CDS encoding D-alanyl-D-alanine carboxypeptidase family protein codes for MRLKSSAVLKSLSGAHSRRAGATSFVRFIALTLAAAFITATSVQTAKADPKYAGIVIDAKTGKVLYGEDPDGLRYPASLTKMMTLYLTFEALSAGRISLDSKVPVSANAAKEPPSKLGVRAGGSITVEQAILALVTRSANDMATALGEYLGGSEDRFARMMTAKARALGMTRTTYRNANGLPNTAQMTTARDQARLGIALRQHFPQYYGYFSTRTFNFGKQVIGNHNRLVGTVKGVDGIKTGYTRAAGSNLATSAQLDGRSIVAVVLGGRSSAARDATMRKLVATYLPQASRGGNSNLIAQTRSAPVEEPVAVAAAVPSVAVAATDAGLPHAGPVPQTRYEEAPVSAFAGSASNPAVKAMEAATWQKGKDPIVRAPAAPDRNLITNSTKVDNIVTASTAASASTAPSVSPRAEAPQGGWVIQIGASPDESSARGLLQNAQEKGGAALRSAKPFTVAYSKDGSQIYRARFGGFDGQNAAVNACNALKKKGVSCWASLQ; via the coding sequence ATGCGATTGAAGAGTTCAGCAGTGTTGAAAAGTCTATCTGGAGCACATTCGCGCAGAGCGGGTGCAACGTCTTTCGTGAGGTTTATTGCGCTAACCCTTGCTGCGGCGTTCATAACCGCAACATCCGTTCAGACTGCAAAGGCCGATCCGAAATATGCGGGCATCGTGATCGACGCCAAGACCGGCAAGGTTCTCTACGGTGAGGATCCGGATGGTCTGCGTTATCCGGCGTCGCTGACCAAGATGATGACGCTTTACCTTACGTTCGAAGCGCTCAGCGCCGGGCGTATCTCCCTTGATTCGAAGGTTCCGGTGTCGGCCAATGCTGCCAAGGAACCTCCATCCAAGCTCGGCGTGCGCGCCGGCGGCAGCATCACCGTGGAGCAGGCCATCCTCGCACTCGTCACCCGCTCCGCCAACGACATGGCGACCGCGCTTGGCGAATACCTCGGCGGTTCCGAGGATCGTTTTGCCCGGATGATGACCGCAAAGGCCCGTGCACTCGGCATGACCCGCACGACCTATCGCAACGCCAACGGCCTGCCAAATACGGCGCAGATGACGACGGCGCGCGACCAGGCCCGTCTCGGCATCGCTCTTCGCCAGCACTTCCCGCAATATTACGGCTATTTCTCCACCCGTACCTTCAACTTCGGCAAGCAGGTTATCGGCAATCATAACCGCCTCGTCGGAACCGTGAAGGGCGTGGACGGCATCAAGACAGGTTACACCCGCGCAGCCGGCAGCAATCTTGCCACATCCGCACAGCTCGATGGCCGGTCGATTGTGGCTGTTGTGCTTGGTGGACGGTCCAGTGCCGCCCGTGATGCCACGATGCGCAAGCTTGTGGCCACCTATCTGCCGCAGGCATCGCGCGGCGGCAACAGCAACCTCATTGCGCAGACCCGCTCCGCACCGGTCGAAGAGCCTGTTGCAGTTGCAGCAGCCGTTCCTTCCGTGGCCGTTGCTGCAACGGATGCCGGCCTGCCGCATGCGGGCCCGGTTCCGCAGACCCGTTACGAAGAAGCGCCCGTTAGCGCCTTTGCTGGTTCCGCTTCCAACCCGGCGGTCAAGGCCATGGAAGCCGCCACCTGGCAGAAGGGCAAGGACCCGATCGTTCGCGCACCGGCTGCTCCCGACCGCAATCTGATCACCAATTCGACCAAGGTCGACAATATCGTCACCGCATCGACGGCAGCATCTGCTTCCACAGCCCCTTCCGTCTCACCACGGGCAGAGGCGCCCCAGGGTGGCTGGGTGATCCAGATCGGCGCATCGCCGGACGAGAGCTCTGCACGCGGCCTGTTGCAGAACGCACAGGAAAAAGGCGGCGCGGCTCTTCGCTCCGCAAAACCCTTCACGGTCGCCTATAGCAAGGACGGCTCCCAGATCTACCGCGCCCGTTTCGGCGGCTTCGACGGCCAGAACGCCGCGGTAAATGCATGCAATGCATTGAAAAAGAAAGGCGTCAGCTGCTGGGCGTCACTCCAGTAA
- the gyrA gene encoding DNA gyrase subunit A: MTDQSPPGGGKLPPGIEPISIMEEMQRSYLDYAMSVIVSRALPDVRDGLKPVHRRILYGMSELGIDWNKKYVKCARVTGDVMGKFHPHGNSAIYDALARMAQDWSLRLPLIDGQGNFGSIDGDPPAAERYTECRLDKAAHALLDDLDKETVDFRDNYDGTLQEPVVIPAKFPNLLVNGAGGIAVGMATNIPPHNLSEVIDGCIALIDNPAIELPELMQIIPGPDFPTGALIMGRSGIRSAYETGRGSVIMRGRATIEPMRGDREQIIITEVPYQVNKASMIEKMAELVKEKRIEGISDLRDESDRQGYRVVIELKRDANADVILNQLYRYTPLQTSFGCNMVALNGGKPEQMTLLDMLRAFVSFREDVVSRRTKYLLRKARERAHVLVGLAISVANIDEVIRVIRHAPDPASAREELMTRRWPAQDVESLIRLIDDPRHRINEDGTYNLSEEQARAILELRLARLTALGRDEIGDELNKIGAEISEYLEILSSRLRIMQIVKDELTAVRDEFGTPRRSEIVEGGPDMDDEDLIAREDMVVTVSHLGYIKRVPLTTYRAQRRGGKGRSGMATRDEDFVNRLFVANTHTPVLFFSSRGIVYKEKVWRLPIGTPQSKGKALINMLPLEPGERITTIMPLPEDETTWETLDVMFSTTRGTVRRNKLGDFVQVNRNGKIAMKLDEEGDEILSVETCTDRDDVLLTTALGQCIRFPVDDVRVFAGRNSVGVRGINMAEGDRIISMTIVGHVEAEPWERAAYLKRSAAERRAAGVDEEDIALVGEDVTEEGELSEERYQELKAREEFVLTVSVKGFGKRSSSYDFRTSGRGGKGIRATDTAKTNEIGELVAAFPVEEGDQIMLVSDGGQLIRVPVNGIRIASRATKGVTIFSTAKDEKVVSVERINEPEGDDEVESGNGDDVADTPPDAPEAPESEA, encoded by the coding sequence TTGACTGACCAGAGCCCCCCCGGCGGCGGAAAGCTTCCGCCAGGCATTGAACCGATTTCCATCATGGAGGAAATGCAGCGGTCGTATCTCGATTACGCCATGAGCGTCATCGTTTCCCGCGCGCTTCCCGATGTGCGAGACGGCCTGAAGCCGGTTCATCGCCGTATCCTTTACGGCATGTCCGAACTCGGCATCGACTGGAACAAGAAATACGTCAAATGCGCCCGCGTCACCGGTGACGTGATGGGTAAATTCCATCCGCACGGCAATTCGGCGATTTATGATGCGCTGGCGCGTATGGCGCAGGATTGGTCGCTGCGCCTGCCGCTGATCGACGGGCAGGGCAACTTCGGCTCCATCGACGGCGATCCGCCGGCGGCCGAACGTTATACCGAATGCCGTCTCGATAAGGCCGCGCATGCGCTGCTTGATGATCTCGACAAGGAGACGGTCGATTTCCGCGACAACTATGACGGCACGCTGCAGGAGCCCGTGGTCATTCCGGCCAAGTTCCCGAACCTGCTGGTCAACGGGGCAGGCGGCATCGCGGTCGGTATGGCGACGAACATCCCGCCGCACAACCTGTCCGAAGTTATCGACGGCTGTATCGCCCTGATCGACAATCCGGCGATCGAGTTGCCGGAACTGATGCAGATCATTCCTGGCCCGGATTTTCCGACCGGTGCGCTGATCATGGGCCGTTCCGGCATCCGCTCGGCCTACGAGACGGGCCGCGGCTCTGTCATCATGCGTGGCCGCGCCACGATCGAGCCGATGCGTGGCGACCGCGAGCAGATCATCATCACCGAAGTTCCCTATCAGGTGAACAAGGCGTCGATGATCGAAAAAATGGCTGAGCTGGTCAAGGAAAAGCGGATCGAGGGCATTTCCGACCTGCGCGACGAATCCGACCGCCAGGGTTACCGCGTCGTCATCGAACTGAAGCGCGACGCCAATGCGGATGTCATCCTGAACCAGCTTTACCGCTACACGCCGCTGCAGACCTCGTTTGGCTGCAACATGGTGGCACTGAACGGCGGCAAGCCCGAGCAGATGACGCTGCTCGACATGTTGCGTGCTTTTGTCTCCTTCCGCGAAGACGTCGTCAGCCGTCGCACGAAATACCTGCTGCGCAAGGCGCGTGAGCGCGCGCATGTGTTGGTCGGTCTGGCGATTTCAGTCGCCAATATCGATGAGGTCATCCGCGTCATCCGCCATGCTCCCGATCCGGCGTCGGCCCGAGAGGAACTGATGACGCGTCGCTGGCCTGCACAGGATGTGGAAAGCCTGATCCGCCTGATCGATGACCCGCGCCACCGCATCAACGAAGACGGGACTTACAACCTTTCAGAGGAACAGGCGCGCGCCATTCTCGAATTGCGCCTCGCACGTCTTACGGCGCTCGGCCGCGATGAAATTGGCGACGAGCTGAACAAGATCGGCGCTGAGATCAGCGAGTATCTGGAAATCCTGTCATCGCGCCTGCGCATCATGCAGATCGTCAAGGATGAGCTGACCGCCGTTCGCGACGAGTTCGGTACGCCGCGTCGCTCCGAGATCGTCGAAGGCGGTCCTGATATGGACGATGAAGACCTCATCGCCCGCGAAGACATGGTCGTCACCGTTTCGCATCTCGGTTACATCAAGCGCGTGCCGCTGACGACCTATCGTGCACAGCGTCGCGGCGGCAAAGGGCGCTCCGGCATGGCAACGCGCGACGAAGATTTCGTCAACCGTCTGTTCGTTGCCAATACCCATACGCCTGTCCTTTTCTTCTCCTCGCGTGGTATCGTCTACAAGGAAAAGGTCTGGCGTCTGCCGATCGGCACACCGCAGTCGAAGGGCAAGGCCCTTATCAACATGCTGCCACTGGAACCTGGCGAGCGCATCACCACCATCATGCCGTTGCCCGAGGACGAAACGACCTGGGAAACGCTCGACGTGATGTTCTCGACGACGCGCGGCACTGTTCGCCGTAACAAGCTCGGTGATTTCGTACAGGTCAACCGCAACGGCAAGATCGCCATGAAGCTGGACGAGGAGGGCGATGAAATCCTCTCCGTCGAAACCTGTACCGACCGTGACGACGTGTTGCTGACGACTGCGCTTGGCCAGTGCATCCGCTTCCCCGTGGACGATGTGCGCGTCTTTGCCGGCCGCAACTCGGTCGGCGTGCGCGGCATCAACATGGCTGAAGGCGACCGCATCATCTCCATGACCATCGTCGGGCACGTTGAAGCTGAACCGTGGGAGCGTGCGGCCTACCTCAAGCGCTCGGCCGCCGAGCGGCGCGCTGCCGGTGTCGATGAAGAAGACATCGCGCTTGTTGGCGAGGACGTAACGGAAGAGGGCGAACTCAGCGAAGAGCGCTATCAGGAACTGAAGGCACGTGAAGAATTCGTGCTGACGGTTTCCGTGAAGGGCTTCGGCAAGCGGTCTTCTTCGTATGATTTCCGCACCTCGGGCCGAGGCGGCAAGGGCATCCGCGCCACCGATACCGCAAAGACCAACGAAATCGGCGAACTCGTTGCCGCCTTCCCGGTGGAAGAGGGCGACCAGATCATGCTGGTCTCGGATGGCGGTCAGCTGATCCGCGTGCCGGTCAACGGCATCCGCATTGCCAGCCGCGCCACCAAGGGCGTGACGATCTTCTCGACCGCCAAGGATGAGAAGGTGGTTTCGGTAGAGCGCATCAACGAGCCCGAGGGCGACGATGAGGTGGAAAGCGGTAATGGCGACGATGTTGCCGACACGCCGCCGGATGCACCTGAGGCACCGGAGAGCGAGGCGTAA